Proteins encoded together in one Scheffersomyces stipitis CBS 6054 chromosome 5, complete sequence window:
- a CDS encoding predicted protein (go_component proteasome core complex (sensu Eukaryota)~go_function endopeptidase activity~go_process ubiquitin-dependent protein catabolism): MNSIAQRFSHSSTSNVLNEINQAQTEFAGTPQLELAPTIQLPPISQPTDFLRAHTDDASNPDCKIKIAHGTTTLAFRFQGGIIVAVDSRATQGNWIASQTVNKVIRINPFLLGTMAGGAADCQYWETWLGTQCRLHELREKERISVAAASKILGNLVYEYKGMGLSMGTMVCGYTKKEGPTIYYVDSDGSRLKGDLFCVGSGQTFAYGVLDSEYKWDLTVEEALYLGKRSILAATHRDAYSGGSVNLYHVTENGWIYHGNHNVGDIFWDIKAQEGSFNNVEG; encoded by the coding sequence ATGAACAGTATTGCCCAGAGATTCTCCCATTCCAGCACTAGCAATGTTTTGAACGAAATCAACCAGGCACAGACTGAATTCGCCGGAACTCCTCAGTTGGAATTGGCTCCTACAATCCAATTGCCACCTATCTCACAACCGACGGATTTCTTGAGAGCTCACACTGATGATGCATCGAATCCTGACTGTAAAATCAAGATTGCTCACGGTACCACAACTTTGGCCTTCAGATTCCAAGGTGGAATTATTGTAGCAGTAGACTCCAGAGCCACTCAGGGTAACTGGATTGCTTCGCAAACCGTCAACAAGGTTATCAGAATAAACCCATTCTTGTTGGGAACGATGGCTGGTGGTGCAGCCGACTGTCAGTACTGGGAAACCTGGTTGGGTACCCAATGTAGATTGCACGAGCTTCGagagaaggaaagaatcTCTGTAGCAGCTGCCTCGAAGATCTTGGGTAACTTGGTCTACGAATACAAGGGAATGGGTCTTTCTATGGGAACTATGGTTTGTGGTTATACCAAGAAGGAAGGTCCCACCATCTACTATGTAGACTCTGACGGTAGCAGATTGAAGGGCGATTTGTTCTGTGTAGGTTCGGGTCAGACCTTTGCCTATGGTGTGTTGGACTCCGAGTACAAGTGGGACTTGACTGTAGAAGAGGCGTTGTATTTGGGCAAGAGAAGTATCTTGGCTGCCACGCATAGAGATGCCTACTCTGGTGGTTCGGTCAATTTGTACCATGTGACTGAAAACGGGTGGATCTACCACGGAAACCACAATGTTGGTGACATTTTCTGGGACATCAAAGCCCAAGAAGGGTCGTTCAACAATGTAGAAGGTTAG
- the FHL1 gene encoding transcriptional regulator of the forkhead/HNF3 family (go_component nucleus~go_function transcription factor activity~go_process regulation of transcription, DNA-dependent), with protein MISDPRASKSPGADPGQVNELLSDHLMDDISTILDNNHNSHNNHTDHNNDQSNSQSNISNVQDNKTKNPDFKHIENELGPLDKSHPVTKIVVENYDEEVNANRTVSNSHSPVPEVDNERKKPLSLSQQELRRNSALVPITGDGAVASSSVGHESSKISAYARLDFDNFTFFVQTLQVVLGRKSNDQLLQGSHHAVDVHLSSKKAISRRHAKIFYNFGTQRFEISILGRNGAFVDDTFVEKGITVPLQDGTKLQIGDIPFSFVLPSIEPNEEDEANSTRNKQFNPTDAINLRSNIYNSSKSPTPKKSPKKDKIRQDIDEKILEPPPAPKLPVKSEAAEKTKTQRAMSIVEDPHGEKHQSTSRRNSLLKIRRLSNARRKSLASSANDEINDILKELGVASIDAINEEELDSQLQDLLEEHERDDIGIDNRSMLKFSQYSESAIEDEEDEIDKLVKQHNLEQGVVLDDDSQNEENSTHDIDMDLSVLDQEIASLAPLIDAHNQELMKQKEEKRKKLEQEKKKKLQKIDLQRTSPLMGKPTAPRMGKPASIQPPASRIYVNGVGKLQDSSIPANTLASDLSTPFATALVGPPRPPPPVLEAPIGIITAEPATIRSRPPLRAITVKPTANLANFRVPKTNDEPSKFPKQKRRRDVSRKPPKKVYTMDEIPDQFRSKPNVSYPLMIMTVLKSEIAKNGMTINEINEAIKEFYPYYKYCPDGWQFSISHNVKLTKTFRRSVKKGSEWVYTVDELYINEREKVRKKQQELAAAKAKAAAIRAEEIKEKQRLEAQMTTQAVPTRPYTSPYGVPMGTTLHSGSSYSAQLPYKAVGGVSGTANGDQKPKTIAELASEIRRDGNTSKTPLYFKPQAASPSDGFKRTDATSFPPNTTIKEQLAANRSPSNSQTSSANATASPAPAPASQTGVQQKPGIAGMNQETKKSLAYLQKELVNLYKARKLSYNTATTTEIITKALATTIAQVNVIGAKAGYGDNALSFLVDKAPQQVSKILDIALTKSIKEKQGILSSRPSSRAGTPGPSAMPSPSRIEKPAVPSTQPVQQPQPIAHPTAVKVVVPPTVVDATRDVKPTAAIPIAEPRPQPPQAVPVATPPPMAVTPTVPVTTTGPIAVTTPPVSATSKIVEAASASKPTAATPQASPIVSAALPGVSPSPGPTTSPYKPTALGSGLARPPSYKTDSLGRPPSALSRPQSFGKPGSGLSRPPTFLSNKPGLRSTFGSESNSGPQHLGNGNNSKREHPEDKEDENAKKIARTE; from the coding sequence ATGATTAGTGATCCCAGGGCGTCCAAGAGCCCAGGTGCCGATCCTGGCCAGGTGAATGAGCTTCTATCTGACCATCTCATGGACGACATCTCCACAATACTAGATAATAACCACAATAGCCATAATAACCACACAGATCATAACAACGACCAGAGCAATAGCCAGAGCAATATCAGTAACGTCCAAGATAATAAAACAAAGAATCCTGATTTCAAACACATTGAAAACGAATTGGGACCACTAGACAAAAGCCACCCGGTAACCAAAATAGTTGTAGAAAACtacgatgaagaagtaaaTGCAAACAGAACTGTCAGCAATTCTCACCTGCCTGTTCCGGAAGTCGACAACGAGCGCAAGAAGCCATTACTGCTTTCGCAACAAGAACTCAGACGTAACTCTGCTCTCGTTCCTATTACTGGAGACGGTGCAGTTGCCAGCTCATCTGTAGGTCATGAATCATCGAAAATCTCAGCGTATGCACGTTTGGATTTTGACAACTTCACTTTTTTCGTCCAGACATTGCAAGTAGTTCTTGGTAGAAAGAGCAACGACCAGCTACTTCAAGGAAGTCACCATGCTGTGGATGTGCATTTGTCTTCTAAAAAGGCAATTTCACGTAGACACGCAAAGattttctacaatttcgGAACTCAGAGATTCGAGATCCTGATTTTGGGACGAAACGGAGCGTTTGTAGATGACACTTTTGTAGAAAAAGGCATAACAGTCCCGTTACAGGATGGAACAAAATTGCAGATAGGCGACATTCCGTTTCTGTTTGTTTTGCCATCTATAGAACCTAATGAGGAAGATGAGGCAAATTCTACAAGGAACAAACAGTTCAACCCAACTGATGCCATCAATTTGAGATCCAACATTTacaactcttccaagtctCCTACCCCTAAGAAATCACCAAAGAAGGATAAGATACGACAGGACATCGATGAAAAGATTCTAGAACCACCACCAGCTCCAAAATTGCCTGTTAAGTCAGAGGCTGCCgaaaagacaaaaacaCAGAGAGCAATGTCgattgttgaagatccCCATGGCGAAAAACACCAGTCTAcaagcagaagaaactcTCTCTTGAAAATACGAAGATTGTCCAATGCTCGTAGGAAGTCTTTGGCAAGTTCCGCAAATGACGAAATCAACGATATCTTGAAAGAGTTGGGAGTAGCATCTATAGATGCgatcaacgaagaagagttaGATTCACAATTACAggatcttcttgaagaacatgaGAGAGACGATATAGGGATCGATAATAGAAGTATGCTCAAGTTTTCCCAATACTCTGAATCGGCAATAGAAGACGAGGAAGACGAAATCGACAAGTTGGTAAAGCAACACAACTTGGAGCAAGGCGTAGTCTTAGATGATGATTCTCAGAACGAAGAAAACAGTACCCATGATATCGACATGGACCTCTCCGTTCTAGACCAGGAAATCGCTTCGTTAGCACCTTTGATAGATGCACACAATCAAGAATTGATGAAGcaaaaggaagagaaaCGCAAAAAGCTTGAACAggaaaaaaagaagaagcttcaGAAGATCGACCTCCAGAGAACTTCTCCACTTATGGGAAAGCCAACTGCTCCCAGAATGGGCAAACCTGCCTCAATACAACCTCCAGCTTCTAGAATATATGTCAATGGTGTAGGAAAGCTTCAGGATAGTTCTATACCAGCAAATACTCTTGCATCAGATCTTTCCACTCCTTTCGCTACAGCACTAGTGGGTCCACCGAGACCTCCACCTCCAGTATTGGAGGCCCCAATCGGTATTATAACCGCCGAACCAGCTACTATCAGATCCCGTCCACCTCTTCGTGCTATCACAGTCAAACCAACAGCCAACTTAGCCAACTTCAGAGTTCCCAAAACAAATGACGAGCCTTCCAAATTCCCTAaacaaaagagaagaagagatgtCAGTAGGAAACCACCTAAAAAAGTATATACTATGGATGAAATTCCAGACCAGTTCAGATCCAAACCAAATGTCTCTTATCCATTGATGATCATGACGGTTTTGAAGTCCGAGATTGCTAAGAACGGAATGACCATCAACGAAATAAACGAAGCAATCAAGGAATTCTATCCCTACTACAAGTACTGTCCTGACGGCTGGCAGTTTTCGATTTCTCACAACGTCAAATTGACCAAGACTTTCAGACGTTCGGTGAAAAAGGGATCTGAATGGGTATACACTGTGGATGAATTGTATATCAACGAAAGAGAAAAGgtaagaaagaagcaacaAGAGTTAGCTGCTGCTAAGGCGAAGGCTGCTGCCATTAGAGCAGaggaaatcaaagaaaaacaaCGTCTTGAGGCCCAAATGACAACACAAGCAGTGCCTACCAGACCTTACACTTCACCCTACGGAGTACCTATGGGTACTACACTTCATAGTGGTTCGTCATATTCTGCTCAACTTCCCTATAAGGCTGTAGGAGGAGTATCTGGTACCGCTAATGGCGACCAAAAACCAAAGACAATAGCGGAGCTTGCTAGTGAGATTAGAAGAGATGGAAACACTTCTAAAACTCCATTGTACTTCAAACCTCAGGCTGCAAGTCCGCTGGATGGATTCAAGCGTACTGATGCCACTAGTTTCCCACCCAATACTACAATAAAAGAACAGTTAGCGGCCAACAGGTCTCCCTCCAACTCTCAAACATCTTCAGCTAATGCCACTGCCAGTCCAgctccagctccagcaTCGCAGACCGGAGTACAGCAGAAACCTGGTATCGCTGGCATGAACCaggaaacaaagaagtcgTTGGCTTACTTACAGAAGGAGTTGGTCAATTTGTACAAAGCTAGAAAGCTTTCGTACAATACAGCCACCACCACTGAGATTATAACCAAGGCTCTAGCTACTACAATTGCTCAGGTTAATGTCATTGGTGCAAAAGCTGGTTATGGTGACAATGCCTTGAGTTTCTTGGTTGACAAAGCTCCGCAGCAAGTAAGTAAAATTTTGGATATTGCCTTGACCAAGTCCATAAAGGAAAAGCAAGGCATTCTCTCTTCTCGTCCATCAAGCAGAGCAGGCACCCCCGGCCCTTCAGCTATGCCTTCGCCTAGTAGAATAGAAAAGCCAGCCGTTCCAAGCACTCAGCCTGTTCAACAGCCACAACCAATTGCACATCCAACAGCTGTTAAAGTTGTCGTGCCACCTACGGTAGTGGATGCTACTAGAGATGTAAAGCCTACTGCTGCTATACCAATTGCAGAACCCAGACCACAGCCACCACAGGCTGTTCCTGTAGCCacaccaccaccaatggcAGTGACACCAACAGTACCAGTCACTACTACGGGACCAATAGCGGTAACAACACCACCAGTATCAGCAACATCTAAGATTGTAGAGGCGGCATCTGCTTCGAAACCTACAGCTGCTACCCCACAAGCATCCCCTATTGTTTCAGCTGCATTGCCAGGAGTGTCTCCATCTCCTGGACCAACTACAAGTCCATACAAACCCACAGCTCTAGGATCGGGCCTTGCCAGGCCACCCAGCTACAAAACTGACTCACTTGGACGGCCTCCTAGTGCTTTATCGAGACCACAGAGCTTTGGAAAGCCAGGAAGTGGACTCTCGAGACCTCCTACTTTCTTGTCTAACAAGCCTGGATTGAGATCTACCTTTGGGTCTGAATCCAACTCTGGACCCCAGCATCTTGGAAATGGCAATAATAGCAAGAGAGAACACCCAGAAGACAAAGAGGACGAGAACGCGAAAAAGATTGCAAGAACCGAATGA